Proteins encoded together in one Xenopus laevis strain J_2021 chromosome 6L, Xenopus_laevis_v10.1, whole genome shotgun sequence window:
- the snx10.L gene encoding sorting nexin 10 L homeolog → MLPRDQEGETISVWVRDPKVQKEDWHSYVDYEICLHTNSMCFTLKTSCVRRRFREFVWLRQKLQSNAVLTQLPELPPRIPFFKISNSQNLEQRVRGLQEFLNKVLHCPVLLSDSRLHLFLQTQLGAEEIDACASGKTEYTVFEAIHKFANSNRRFPVEEEEKTSHYLDPESSSSKLGYKCDGDFVHGCNLDKEREEVWTTILPPK, encoded by the exons GAAACCATCTCTGTGTGGGTGCGAGACCCTAAAGTACAGAAAGAAGATTGGCATTCTTATGTGGATTATGAAATATGTCTTCAT ACAAATAGTATGTGTTTTACCCTGAAAACGTCATGTGTAAGAAGGAGGTTTCGGGAGTTTGTATGGCTTCGCCAAAAGCTTCAGAGCAATGCTGTATTAAC tCAACTACCAGAACTACCTCCCAGAataccattttttaaaatctctaaTAGTCAAAATTTGGAGCAGCGTGTCCGTGGATTGCAAGAGTTCTTAAACAA GGTTTTGCACTGTCCAGTTCTGCTCTCTGACAGCCGACTTCACCTTTTCCTACAAACCCAGCTTGGTGCAGAAGAAATTGATGCCTGCGCATCTGGAAAAACAGAATATACCGTTTTTGAAGCCATTCACAAGTTTGCCAACTCGAACCGGCGGTTTCCTGTGGAAGAGGAAGAGAAAACAAGTCATTACTTGGATCCCGAGAG TTCATCCTCAAAGCTTGGATACAAGTGTGATGGTGATTTCGTGCATGGATGCAACCTAGACAAAGAACGTGAAGAAGTGTGGACTACTATTCTGCCTCCAAAGTAG